In the Streptomyces sp. f51 genome, one interval contains:
- a CDS encoding RtcB family protein, which translates to MSYVEMPGARVPIRMWTDPASVEDVALRQLQNVATLPWIKGLAVMPDVHYGKGATVGSVIAMRDAVCPAAVGVDIGCGMSAVKTSLTANDLPGDLSRLRSQIEQAIPVGRGMHDSPVSPDGFHGLATAGWDDFWGRFDGVADAVKFREERAVKQMGTLGAGNHYIELLFDSEGVVWLTLHSGSRNIGKELAEHHIGVAQKLPHNQGLVDRDLAVFVADTPQMAAYRNDLFWAQEYAKYNRTLMMALLKNVIRKEFKKAKPVFEPEISCHHNYVAEERYEGMDLLVTRKGAIRAGSGEYGIIPGSMGTSSYIVKGLGNEKAFNSASHGAGRRMSRNAAKRRFTTKDLEEQTRGVECRKDSGVVDEIPGAYKPIEQVMEQQRDLVEVVAKLKQFICVKG; encoded by the coding sequence ATGTCGTACGTAGAGATGCCGGGAGCGCGGGTTCCCATCCGTATGTGGACCGACCCCGCCTCGGTCGAGGACGTCGCGCTCCGCCAGCTCCAGAACGTGGCGACCCTTCCCTGGATCAAGGGGCTCGCCGTCATGCCGGACGTCCACTACGGCAAGGGCGCGACGGTCGGCTCGGTCATCGCGATGCGGGACGCCGTGTGCCCGGCGGCGGTGGGGGTCGACATCGGCTGCGGAATGTCCGCGGTCAAGACCTCCCTCACCGCCAACGACCTCCCCGGCGACCTCTCGCGACTGCGCTCGCAGATCGAGCAGGCGATCCCGGTGGGCCGCGGGATGCACGACTCCCCGGTCTCCCCGGACGGTTTCCACGGCCTGGCCACGGCCGGGTGGGACGACTTCTGGGGGCGGTTCGACGGGGTGGCGGACGCGGTGAAGTTCCGCGAGGAGCGGGCTGTCAAGCAGATGGGGACGCTAGGCGCCGGAAATCACTACATCGAACTCTTGTTCGATTCTGAGGGCGTTGTGTGGCTTACGCTGCACTCCGGTTCCCGGAACATCGGCAAGGAGCTGGCCGAGCATCACATCGGTGTCGCGCAGAAGCTCCCGCACAACCAGGGGCTGGTCGACAGGGACCTCGCCGTCTTCGTGGCGGACACACCTCAGATGGCGGCGTACCGCAACGACCTGTTCTGGGCCCAGGAGTACGCGAAGTACAACCGCACGCTCATGATGGCGCTCCTCAAGAACGTGATCCGCAAGGAGTTCAAGAAGGCGAAGCCGGTCTTCGAGCCGGAGATCTCCTGCCACCACAACTACGTTGCGGAGGAGCGGTACGAGGGCATGGACCTGCTCGTCACGCGTAAGGGTGCCATTCGCGCGGGCTCCGGCGAGTACGGGATCATCCCGGGCTCCATGGGGACCAGCTCGTACATCGTGAAGGGTCTCGGCAACGAGAAGGCCTTCAACTCGGCGTCGCACGGCGCGGGTCGGCGCATGAGCCGCAACGCCGCGAAGCGCCGGTTCACGACGAAGGACCTGGAGGAGCAGACGCGAGGTGTGGAGTGCCGCAAGGACTCCGGCGTCGTGGACGAGATCCCGGGCGCGTACAAGCCGATCGAGCAGGTGATGGAGCAGCAGCGTGACCTCGTGGAAGTCGTAGCGAAGCTGAAGCAGTTCATCTGCGTGAAGGGTTGA
- a CDS encoding FMN reductase, with amino-acid sequence MKLVVVSAGLSVPSSTRLLGDRLAAATVGRVSGPVDLRVVELRDLAVEIAHNFTNGFPGRALSAAIEDVTSADGLIVVTPVFSASYSGLFKSFFDVLDKDALVGKPVVIAATGGTGRHSLVLDHALRPLFAYLRAVVVPTGVYAASEDWGAEGLAERVGRAAGELAGLMSRPAPAPAAGSESVSSAPGGAEAVLPAQAALPGRADGFHVVPFEEQLAALRP; translated from the coding sequence ATGAAGCTCGTCGTCGTCTCGGCGGGGCTGAGTGTTCCGTCGTCCACGCGGCTGCTGGGTGACCGGCTGGCGGCCGCGACCGTCGGCCGGGTGTCCGGCCCGGTGGATCTGAGGGTCGTGGAACTGCGCGACCTCGCGGTCGAGATCGCGCACAACTTCACCAACGGGTTTCCCGGACGGGCGTTGTCCGCCGCGATCGAGGACGTGACCTCCGCCGACGGTCTGATCGTCGTGACCCCGGTCTTCTCCGCCTCCTACAGCGGTCTGTTCAAGTCGTTCTTCGATGTGCTGGACAAGGACGCGCTGGTGGGGAAGCCGGTGGTGATCGCGGCGACCGGGGGGACCGGGCGGCATTCGCTCGTCCTCGATCACGCTTTGCGGCCGCTGTTCGCCTATCTGCGGGCTGTGGTCGTGCCTACCGGGGTGTACGCGGCCTCGGAGGACTGGGGCGCGGAGGGGCTGGCCGAGCGGGTCGGGCGGGCGGCGGGGGAGTTGGCCGGGTTGATGTCGCGTCCGGCGCCCGCGCCTGCCGCGGGCTCGGAGTCGGTGTCCTCGGCTCCGGGTGGGGCCGAGGCCGTGCTTCCGGCCCAGGCGGCCTTGCCCGGCCGGGCGGACGGTTTCCACGTGGTCCCCTTCGAGGAACAGCTGGCGGCGCTGCGGCCGTAG
- a CDS encoding response regulator transcription factor, with protein MPQNVLLAEDDRAIRHALERALTLEGYEVTAVADGVEALAQAHRTPPDVLVLDVMMPGIDGLQVCRVLRAEGDRTPILMLTALVETADRIAGLDAGADDYVVKPFDVEEVFARLRALLRRTGNGALDEDAPPPAPREPQTSSTQISAAGLRMDIQARRAWRGQRELELTRTEFELLELLVRNAGIVLDHSTIYDRIWGYDFGPGSKNLAVYVGYLRRKLDEPGAPALIHTVRGVGYVLRED; from the coding sequence GTGCCCCAGAACGTACTGCTCGCCGAGGACGACCGCGCCATCCGCCATGCCCTGGAAAGGGCACTGACCCTGGAGGGCTACGAGGTCACGGCCGTGGCCGACGGGGTGGAAGCACTGGCCCAGGCCCACCGCACCCCACCGGACGTCCTCGTCCTCGATGTCATGATGCCCGGCATCGACGGCCTCCAGGTCTGCCGCGTGCTGCGCGCCGAGGGCGACCGCACCCCGATCCTGATGCTCACCGCCCTCGTCGAGACCGCCGACCGCATCGCCGGCCTCGACGCCGGCGCCGACGACTACGTCGTCAAGCCCTTCGACGTCGAGGAGGTCTTCGCCCGGCTGCGCGCCCTGCTGCGCCGCACCGGCAACGGCGCCCTCGACGAGGACGCGCCGCCGCCCGCGCCCCGCGAACCCCAGACGTCCAGCACACAGATCTCCGCGGCCGGACTGCGCATGGACATCCAGGCCCGCCGGGCCTGGCGCGGACAGCGCGAGCTGGAACTGACCCGCACCGAGTTCGAACTCCTCGAACTGCTCGTCCGCAACGCGGGCATCGTCCTCGACCACTCGACCATCTACGACCGGATCTGGGGCTACGACTTCGGACCCGGCTCCAAGAACCTCGCCGTCTACGTGGGCTATCTGCGGCGCAAGCTCGACGAGCCGGGGGCTCCGGCGCTGATCCACACCGTTCGGGGCGTGGGGTACGTCCTGAGGGAGGACTGA
- a CDS encoding MarR family transcriptional regulator has translation MATAGEARGRLLEELAVVSRRYMASYALFNQALADHVGLHPTDVQCVNLLSLEDGPVTTGRIAEMTGLTTGSATRLVDRLEKAGYVVRERDVVDRRRVLVATVPERIAEFGRMWERLGAGWYGLFDGLDDAEVALIIGHMRRTVDFSAVQVARLRSGDFQDAPDEVS, from the coding sequence ATGGCCACGGCTGGGGAAGCGCGGGGGCGGTTGCTGGAGGAACTGGCGGTCGTCTCGCGGCGTTACATGGCCTCGTACGCACTGTTCAACCAGGCCCTCGCCGACCACGTCGGCCTGCACCCGACGGACGTCCAGTGCGTGAATCTGCTCAGCCTGGAGGACGGGCCCGTGACCACCGGGCGGATCGCCGAGATGACGGGGCTGACGACCGGCTCGGCCACACGGCTGGTGGACCGGCTGGAGAAGGCCGGGTACGTCGTGCGGGAGCGCGATGTGGTGGACCGGCGGCGGGTGCTGGTGGCGACCGTGCCGGAGAGGATCGCCGAGTTCGGGCGGATGTGGGAACGGCTGGGCGCGGGCTGGTACGGCCTGTTCGACGGGCTCGACGACGCCGAGGTCGCCCTGATCATCGGGCACATGCGCCGCACGGTCGACTTCAGCGCCGTGCAGGTGGCCCGGCTGCGGTCGGGGGACTTCCAGGACGCCCCGGACGAGGTGTCGTAG
- a CDS encoding YnfA family protein, with the protein MLIARSAALFVLAALLEIGGAWLVWQGVREHRGALWIGAGIMALGLYGFVATLQPDAEFGRVLAAYGGVFVAGSLAWGVVADGYRPDRWDITGALICLAGAAVIMYAPRGGN; encoded by the coding sequence ATGCTGATCGCCCGCTCCGCCGCCCTCTTCGTCCTCGCCGCTCTCCTGGAGATCGGCGGCGCCTGGCTCGTCTGGCAGGGCGTACGCGAACACCGCGGCGCCCTGTGGATCGGCGCCGGCATCATGGCGCTCGGCCTGTACGGCTTCGTGGCCACCCTCCAGCCCGACGCCGAGTTCGGCCGCGTCCTGGCCGCGTACGGCGGAGTCTTCGTGGCCGGCTCCCTCGCCTGGGGCGTGGTCGCCGACGGCTACCGCCCCGACCGCTGGGACATCACCGGCGCCCTGATCTGCCTGGCCGGAGCCGCCGTGATCATGTACGCCCCCCGAGGGGGCAACTGA
- a CDS encoding DUF3558 domain-containing protein: MHRPVQRAGRAQRLSRILVSAAAVPVMFVVAGCSSDSGSGDDAQKNESAGPGATVSASSAAPTVQPAAYTTLPKACSVLSQKTLDELVPKGAKSGKSGKLDEPKQRGNCNWSSLDNNGVKGSQFRWLNVALLRFDSDARGSGDDQAHAYFQKQVSGAQTVDGALGSKSAPVAGTGAEATAVRYGLKKKEGSFKQQTIVARVENVVVTLDYNGAGLAGEKTPDADTLLKAAEKAAKEAVGAVSAANGDGGSAGSGSPDPATSSKAPSSAKSPSASPSKTAAGDTSKTASKSASPSRSAAKKS; the protein is encoded by the coding sequence ATGCACCGACCAGTACAGCGAGCAGGCCGAGCCCAGCGACTCTCCCGCATCCTTGTCAGCGCGGCCGCCGTCCCGGTGATGTTCGTCGTCGCGGGCTGTTCCTCGGACTCCGGCTCCGGTGACGACGCGCAGAAGAACGAGAGCGCGGGACCGGGAGCGACGGTGTCCGCGAGCAGTGCGGCCCCCACCGTCCAGCCCGCCGCGTACACGACGCTGCCCAAGGCGTGTTCGGTGCTGTCGCAGAAGACGCTGGACGAACTGGTCCCGAAGGGGGCCAAGTCGGGTAAGTCGGGCAAGCTGGACGAGCCCAAGCAGCGCGGCAACTGCAACTGGAGCAGCCTCGACAACAACGGGGTGAAGGGCTCTCAGTTCCGCTGGCTGAACGTGGCGCTGCTCCGTTTCGACTCGGACGCGCGCGGCTCGGGCGACGACCAGGCCCACGCGTACTTCCAGAAGCAGGTCTCCGGCGCGCAGACGGTGGACGGCGCTCTCGGCAGCAAGTCGGCGCCGGTCGCCGGGACGGGCGCCGAGGCGACGGCCGTGCGGTACGGGCTGAAGAAGAAGGAAGGCTCCTTCAAGCAGCAGACGATCGTGGCGCGCGTGGAGAACGTGGTCGTGACGCTCGACTACAACGGCGCCGGTCTCGCGGGTGAGAAGACCCCGGACGCGGACACGCTGCTGAAGGCGGCCGAGAAGGCCGCGAAGGAGGCGGTGGGCGCGGTGTCCGCCGCGAACGGGGACGGTGGCTCGGCGGGTTCCGGCTCCCCGGACCCGGCCACCTCGTCCAAGGCTCCGTCCTCCGCCAAGTCGCCGTCGGCCTCGCCGTCGAAGACCGCCGCCGGGGACACGTCGAAGACCGCTTCGAAGAGTGCCTCGCCGTCCCGGTCGGCGGCGAAGAAGAGCTGA
- a CDS encoding MFS transporter, whose amino-acid sequence MTQILHNTTESREQHPPARARWAILGVVLAADVLDLLDGTITNIAAPTIAHDLGGGTALIQWLGASYALALGVLLVLGGRLGDKYGRRRLFLTGLAGFTLASTACGLAPTPATLVTARLVQGAFGALVIPQGFGILGATWPRDQIGKAYSLFGPVMGLSAVGGPVLAGFIVDADLAGLGWRPMFLINIALGGAAALAAARLLPRDTGDRTTSVDVPGSVLLGATMLALLTGLIEGSAHGWKALPALFLLAGLALSAGFCHRQRTAPSPLIRPSLLHNRGFTSGLLTGVAFFAAVAGLLYVVSLFLQQGLGRSPAAAALALTPLSAGIVVASIAGYRLINRLGRRLVLTGFLVTLAGTVHLLILVTTSGTDTGGWALVPPLFVTGLGMGACFGSLYDVTIGDIAPAEAGSAGGSLGAVQQLANAIGAAAVTSVYFRTHGGGTHATTVSLTVVAAITLLCCPLVALLPHKAPDQHH is encoded by the coding sequence GTGACACAGATACTGCACAACACAACAGAATCCAGGGAGCAGCACCCTCCCGCCCGCGCCCGCTGGGCGATCCTCGGCGTCGTCCTCGCCGCCGACGTCCTGGACCTCCTCGACGGCACCATCACCAACATCGCCGCCCCGACCATCGCCCACGACCTCGGCGGCGGCACCGCCCTCATCCAGTGGCTCGGCGCGTCCTACGCCCTCGCGCTCGGCGTCCTGCTCGTCCTCGGCGGACGGCTCGGCGACAAGTACGGCCGCCGCCGGCTCTTCCTGACCGGCCTCGCCGGCTTCACCCTCGCCTCAACCGCCTGCGGCCTCGCGCCGACCCCCGCGACCCTCGTGACCGCCCGGCTCGTCCAGGGCGCGTTCGGCGCCCTCGTCATCCCCCAGGGCTTCGGCATCCTCGGCGCGACCTGGCCCCGCGACCAGATCGGCAAGGCCTACAGCCTGTTCGGACCGGTGATGGGCCTCTCCGCCGTCGGCGGCCCCGTCCTCGCCGGGTTCATCGTCGACGCCGACCTCGCCGGCCTCGGCTGGCGCCCGATGTTCCTGATCAACATCGCCCTCGGCGGCGCCGCGGCCCTCGCCGCCGCCCGGCTGCTCCCCCGCGACACCGGAGACCGCACGACCAGCGTCGACGTCCCCGGCTCCGTCCTCCTCGGCGCCACCATGCTCGCCCTGCTCACCGGCCTCATCGAAGGCTCGGCACACGGCTGGAAGGCGCTCCCCGCCCTGTTCCTGCTCGCCGGACTCGCGCTGTCCGCCGGGTTCTGCCACCGCCAGCGCACCGCGCCCAGCCCCCTGATCCGGCCCTCCCTCCTGCACAACCGCGGCTTCACCTCGGGACTGCTCACCGGTGTCGCCTTCTTCGCCGCGGTCGCCGGCCTCCTCTACGTCGTCTCGCTCTTCCTCCAGCAGGGCCTCGGCCGCTCCCCCGCGGCCGCCGCGCTCGCCCTGACGCCCCTGTCCGCGGGCATCGTCGTCGCCTCGATCGCCGGCTACCGCCTGATCAACCGCCTCGGCCGCCGTCTGGTCCTCACCGGCTTCCTCGTCACCCTCGCCGGAACGGTCCACCTGCTCATCCTCGTCACCACCTCCGGCACGGACACCGGCGGCTGGGCCCTGGTCCCCCCGCTGTTCGTCACCGGCCTCGGCATGGGCGCCTGCTTCGGCTCGCTCTACGACGTCACCATCGGCGACATCGCCCCCGCCGAGGCCGGCAGCGCGGGCGGCTCACTCGGCGCCGTCCAGCAACTCGCCAACGCGATCGGAGCCGCGGCCGTCACCAGCGTCTACTTCCGCACCCACGGCGGCGGGACCCACGCCACCACCGTGAGCCTCACGGTCGTGGCCGCCATCACCCTCCTGTGCTGCCCCCTCGTAGCCCTGCTCCCCCACAAGGCACCGGACCAGCACCACTAG
- a CDS encoding HAMP domain-containing sensor histidine kinase has translation MRRRLRQVSSLRTTFTVSFAAVAAAVTVLVGFLSYDAAARLVRVDQQTVFAEVVQDLRDQVRERSLEPSDFASSDPDHDGPLDDIIRPSRTDVQVLGPKGAIVDHGVPPLPVYSHDRAISDDAKAGRLEQHKDVDVAGDRYRLATVSLGGGRGAVQVAQQFSDTEDLLRTLQRRTVILVGAVVIAAGLFGWWLARRITRRLVRLAGAAEDVARTGRLGIQVPVTGHDEVARLGRSFDRMLGRLAQSEEDQRRLVQDAGHELRTPLTSLRTNISMLRRIDELPPDAREELVADLALESRELTDLVNELVALAAGQSDTEPVRRLDLAELAEDVATVARRRTAREITVRATGDTTVDGRTSALQRAVSNLVENAAKFDRGGTAPIEVVLTGPVARYAGADRPGDPGTPAASVVHLGAIGSGSRHGLVRVEVRDRGPGIGDDDLMRVFDRFYRAADARSLPGSGLGLSIVREVSTAHGGDPFAYPRKGGGTVIGFTVEAAHDPS, from the coding sequence GTGCGAAGACGGCTGCGGCAGGTGTCGTCCCTGCGGACCACCTTCACCGTGTCCTTCGCGGCCGTCGCCGCCGCCGTCACGGTCCTCGTCGGATTCCTCAGCTACGACGCCGCCGCCCGGCTGGTGCGCGTCGACCAGCAGACGGTGTTCGCCGAGGTGGTGCAGGACCTGCGCGACCAGGTGCGCGAGCGCTCACTGGAACCGAGCGACTTCGCCTCCTCCGACCCCGACCACGACGGCCCCCTCGACGACATCATTCGGCCCAGCCGCACCGACGTGCAGGTGCTCGGGCCCAAGGGCGCGATCGTCGACCACGGCGTTCCGCCGCTGCCCGTGTACAGCCACGACCGGGCGATCTCCGACGACGCCAAGGCCGGCAGGCTCGAACAGCACAAGGACGTCGACGTCGCCGGCGACCGCTACCGGCTGGCGACCGTCTCGCTGGGCGGCGGGCGGGGTGCCGTCCAGGTCGCCCAGCAGTTCAGCGACACCGAGGATCTGCTCCGCACGCTCCAGCGCCGGACCGTGATCCTCGTCGGCGCCGTCGTGATCGCCGCCGGGCTGTTCGGCTGGTGGCTGGCCCGGCGCATCACCCGGCGCCTGGTCCGGCTCGCCGGGGCCGCCGAGGACGTGGCGCGCACCGGGCGTCTGGGCATCCAGGTGCCGGTGACCGGACACGACGAGGTGGCCCGGCTCGGCCGGTCCTTCGACCGGATGCTCGGCCGCCTCGCCCAGTCCGAGGAGGACCAGCGCCGGCTGGTCCAGGACGCGGGACACGAACTGCGGACGCCGCTGACCTCCCTGCGCACCAACATCTCCATGCTCCGACGGATCGACGAGCTGCCGCCCGACGCCCGCGAGGAACTCGTCGCCGACCTGGCCCTGGAGTCCCGGGAGCTGACCGACCTGGTCAACGAGCTCGTGGCTCTCGCGGCGGGCCAGTCGGACACCGAGCCCGTACGACGGCTCGACCTCGCCGAACTCGCCGAGGACGTCGCGACCGTCGCGCGGCGCCGCACCGCCCGGGAGATCACCGTCCGGGCCACCGGCGACACCACGGTCGACGGCCGCACGAGCGCCCTCCAGCGCGCGGTCTCCAACCTCGTGGAGAACGCCGCCAAGTTCGACCGGGGCGGAACGGCGCCGATCGAGGTCGTGCTGACGGGGCCCGTCGCGCGGTACGCGGGCGCGGACCGTCCCGGCGATCCGGGCACCCCCGCGGCCTCCGTGGTCCACCTCGGGGCCATCGGTTCCGGGAGCCGTCATGGGCTGGTCCGGGTCGAGGTGCGCGACCGGGGGCCCGGCATCGGCGACGACGACCTCATGCGGGTCTTCGACCGCTTCTACCGGGCCGCCGACGCCCGCAGCCTTCCCGGCTCGGGGCTCGGTCTGTCGATCGTCCGCGAGGTCTCGACGGCCCACGGGGGCGACCCGTTCGCGTACCCCCGCAAGGGCGGCGGCACGGTGATCGGCTTCACGGTGGAAGCCGCGCACGACCCGTCCTGA
- a CDS encoding DUF3558 domain-containing protein, translating to MQRKAYVSGAAVLLAAVLAGCTGAGGAGGSAPDSKGGDTGTTAPVAQPGKYRTLPEACGAADHDTLDTLLPGIQESNDEAQQEKAYAGEATLTYDTDRRDGCDWKVASAAATDHLSIDFERVVSYDNTVSDENKAEELYASKQTAADLPAPAASASASASASASGGATASPSGSASGQADDNAGGDNGAASGAPSAPGASASQTPADLRSRVLEDLGDEAYLDDKLSTGSSTAQQRTVTVVFRTSNVIVTIEYSEQPTASASAPDSKELQDRALKLAQKLDSRLNS from the coding sequence GTGCAGCGGAAGGCGTACGTATCTGGCGCCGCCGTGCTCCTCGCGGCCGTGCTGGCGGGCTGCACGGGCGCCGGGGGCGCGGGCGGTTCGGCTCCGGACTCCAAGGGCGGCGACACGGGCACGACGGCCCCGGTGGCCCAGCCGGGCAAGTACCGCACCCTCCCGGAGGCGTGCGGGGCGGCCGATCACGACACGCTCGACACGCTGCTGCCCGGCATCCAGGAGAGCAACGACGAGGCGCAGCAGGAGAAGGCGTACGCGGGCGAGGCCACGCTCACGTACGACACGGACCGGCGTGACGGCTGCGACTGGAAGGTGGCGTCCGCCGCCGCCACGGACCACCTGTCCATCGACTTCGAGCGCGTGGTCTCGTACGACAACACGGTGAGCGACGAGAACAAGGCCGAGGAGCTGTACGCCTCCAAGCAGACGGCGGCCGACCTCCCCGCGCCCGCCGCCTCGGCCTCCGCGTCCGCCTCGGCGTCCGCATCCGGTGGCGCCACCGCGAGTCCGAGCGGCAGCGCGAGCGGCCAGGCCGACGACAACGCCGGCGGGGACAACGGCGCCGCCTCCGGCGCCCCTTCGGCCCCCGGCGCCTCCGCCTCGCAGACTCCGGCCGATCTCCGCTCGCGCGTTCTGGAGGATCTCGGCGACGAGGCGTACCTCGACGACAAGCTGAGCACCGGTTCGTCGACGGCTCAGCAGCGCACGGTGACTGTGGTGTTCCGCACGTCCAACGTGATCGTGACGATCGAATACTCGGAGCAGCCGACGGCTTCCGCGAGTGCCCCGGACAGCAAGGAATTGCAGGACAGGGCGCTGAAACTGGCCCAGAAGCTGGATTCCCGGCTCAACAGCTGA
- a CDS encoding SDR family oxidoreductase produces MTPAAASRIAVITGASSGIGAATARRLAAEGYRVVLTARRKDRIEALAEEITTAGGQATAYALDITDRTAVDEFATAFKTIGVLVNNAGGALGADPVSTGDPAQWRQMYETNVIGTLNITQALLPALTASGDGTVVVLSSTAGHGTYEGGGGYVAAKHAEHVLAETLRLEIVGTPVRVIEVAPGMVKTEEFALTRFGGDTEKAAKVYAGVAQPLTADDVAETITWAVTRPSHVNIDLLVVRPRAQASNTKIHREL; encoded by the coding sequence ATGACCCCCGCCGCCGCATCCCGTATCGCCGTCATCACCGGTGCAAGCAGCGGAATCGGCGCCGCGACGGCCCGCCGGCTCGCGGCCGAGGGCTACCGCGTCGTCCTCACGGCCCGCCGCAAGGACCGCATCGAGGCCCTGGCGGAGGAGATCACCACGGCGGGCGGCCAGGCGACCGCGTACGCCCTGGACATCACGGACCGCACCGCGGTCGACGAGTTCGCGACGGCGTTCAAGACCATCGGCGTGCTGGTCAACAACGCCGGCGGCGCCCTCGGCGCCGACCCGGTCTCGACCGGCGACCCGGCCCAGTGGCGCCAGATGTACGAGACGAACGTCATCGGCACCCTGAACATCACCCAGGCCCTGCTCCCCGCGCTCACCGCCAGCGGCGACGGCACGGTCGTCGTCCTGTCCTCCACGGCGGGCCACGGCACGTACGAGGGCGGCGGCGGCTACGTGGCCGCCAAGCATGCCGAGCACGTGCTCGCAGAGACGCTGCGCCTGGAGATCGTCGGCACGCCGGTCCGCGTGATCGAGGTGGCGCCCGGCATGGTCAAGACCGAGGAGTTCGCCCTCACCCGCTTCGGCGGCGACACCGAGAAGGCCGCCAAGGTCTACGCGGGCGTCGCCCAGCCCCTGACCGCGGACGACGTCGCCGAGACGATCACGTGGGCGGTCACCCGGCCCAGCCACGTGAACATCGACCTCCTGGTCGTCCGCCCCCGCGCCCAGGCGTCGAACACGAAGATCCACCGCGAACTGTGA
- a CDS encoding LLM class flavin-dependent oxidoreductase, with protein sequence MQFGIFSVGDVTPDPTTGREPSERERIKAMVAIALKAEEVGLDVFATGEHHNPPFVPSSPTTMLGYIAARTERLVLSTSTTLITTNDPVKIAEDYAMLQHLADGRVDLMMGRGNTGPVYPWFGQDIRQGINLAVENYALLHRLWREDVVTWEGKFRTPLQSFTSTPRPLDGVAPFVWHGSIRSPEIAEQAAYYGDGFFHNNIFWPADHTKKMVELYRERYAHYGHGTAEQAIVGLGGQVFMRPNSQDAMREFRPYFDNAPVYGHGPSLEEFTEQTPLTVGSPQQVIEKTLAFREYAGDYQRQLFLMDHAGLPLKTVLEQLDLLGEQVVPVLREEFAKNRPAGVPDAPTHAARVAAAKEEVSRV encoded by the coding sequence ATGCAGTTCGGGATCTTCAGCGTCGGCGATGTGACACCGGACCCGACCACGGGCCGGGAGCCGAGCGAGCGCGAGCGCATCAAGGCCATGGTCGCCATCGCGCTGAAGGCCGAGGAGGTCGGCCTCGACGTCTTCGCCACCGGCGAGCACCACAACCCGCCGTTCGTGCCGTCGTCCCCGACCACGATGCTCGGCTACATCGCGGCGAGGACCGAGAGGCTGGTGCTGTCCACCTCGACCACGCTCATCACCACCAATGACCCGGTGAAGATCGCCGAGGACTACGCGATGCTCCAGCATCTCGCGGACGGCCGGGTCGACCTGATGATGGGCCGCGGCAACACCGGTCCCGTCTACCCCTGGTTCGGCCAGGACATCCGGCAGGGCATCAACCTCGCGGTCGAGAACTACGCGCTGCTGCACCGCCTGTGGCGCGAGGACGTGGTGACGTGGGAGGGCAAGTTCCGTACGCCGCTCCAGTCGTTCACGTCGACCCCGCGTCCGCTGGACGGTGTCGCGCCGTTCGTCTGGCACGGCTCCATCCGCTCGCCCGAGATCGCCGAACAGGCCGCGTACTACGGCGACGGCTTCTTCCACAACAACATCTTCTGGCCCGCCGACCACACCAAGAAGATGGTCGAGCTCTACCGCGAGCGGTACGCGCACTACGGGCACGGCACGGCCGAGCAGGCCATCGTCGGCCTCGGCGGCCAGGTCTTCATGCGGCCCAACTCGCAGGACGCCATGAGGGAGTTCAGGCCGTACTTCGACAACGCTCCCGTCTACGGGCACGGGCCCTCTCTTGAGGAGTTCACCGAGCAGACGCCGCTGACCGTCGGCTCGCCGCAGCAGGTCATCGAGAAGACGCTGGCGTTCCGCGAGTACGCCGGTGACTACCAGCGCCAGCTGTTCCTGATGGACCACGCCGGGCTGCCGCTCAAGACGGTCCTCGAACAGCTCGATCTGCTGGGCGAGCAGGTCGTGCCGGTGCTGCGCGAGGAGTTCGCCAAGAACCGGCCGGCCGGGGTGCCGGACGCGCCCACCCACGCGGCACGGGTGGCCGCGGCGAAGGAGGAGGTGAGCCGCGTATGA